The Bombus fervidus isolate BK054 chromosome 1, iyBomFerv1, whole genome shotgun sequence genome includes a window with the following:
- the LOC139986236 gene encoding uncharacterized protein isoform X1, translating to MGCVNSRTDINDLHPNVFQVMNVDDLGNLITPGRLEVTETDIILYQRGKQPIKWPLRCLRRYGHDAEIFSFESGRRCSTGPGIYAFKCRRAAHLFNLVQTNIQVCNNSGDDTISRELPVASHSGPTVTRVTIPVEPNYLDLILNRTNNHVGPRFAHNQQNGVGRLDSVGSSTGLMSSQGNISSPTSPPVLPPLPPPPPPPPPPPPPPPPPPPPPPFPQPHPSSLYVNEEVLSSLSLEMEHNNNKSLRSAIHRSRTVSNSIFDNGSASLELTSIYKSSEVTSQIKSPLSVATYMNVDINSDVGPLSPSHSISEAMQFKEDKNENSESGHAYINISPGQEYAEFLGAKSRPSPLLSIQSDVEETTRHCYANLEPSEIENLRKRFSGVSAPEKSPLPPSTPPGGSGKEVNYAVLDLDTKDVPMNSPLDGPSNSTTSPPESPNKIQKGYTTIDFNKTAALSHSVNPNLVNDNEGSRKTRHNSTISDLAASGRRSSSISE from the exons atgggTTGTGTCAATAGTCGAACAGATATTAATGATTTACATCCAAACGTTTTTCAAGTGATGAATGTAGATGATTTAGGTAATTTAATTACACCTGGACGTTTAGAAGTTACAGAAACtgatataatactttaccaaCGTGGTAAACAACCTATTAAATGGCCATTACGATGTTTAAGGCGATATGGCCATGATGCTGAAATTTTTAGTTTTGAATCAGGAAGGAGGTGCTCTACAGGACCAGGCATTTATGCTTTTAAATGTCGTAGAGCTGcacatttatttaatcttGTGCAAACAAATATTCAG gtTTGTAATAATAGTGGAGATGATACAATATCCAGAGAACTTCCAGTTGCTTCTCATTCTGGTCCTACAGTAACAAGAGTGACAATACCAGTTGAGCCTAACTATTTGGATCTCATATTAAATAGAACTAATAATCACGTAGGTCCTAGATTTGCACATAATCAACAAAACGGAGTTGGAAGATTAGATAGTGTGGGAAGTAGCACTGGTCTTATGTCATCCCAAGGAAACATAAGTTCTCCTACATCACCTCCTGTGTTACCACCgctaccaccaccaccaccaccaccaccaccaccaccaccaccaccaccaccaccaccaccaccaccaccatttCCTCAACCACATCCGTCCTCACTTTATGTGAATGAAGAAGTATTGTCTTCTCTATCATTAGAAATGGAACATAACAACAACAAAAGCCTTAGAAGCGCAATACACAG ATCTCGTACAgtcagtaattctatatttgaTAATGGTTCAGCATCATTAGAACTGACATCTATATACAAAAGTTCAGAAGTCACTTCTCAAATTAAATCACCACTCTCAGTAGCAACTTATATGAATGTAGACATTAATTCTGATGTTGGTCCACTTTCTCCAAGTCATAGTATTTCTGAAGCAATGCAGtttaaagaagataaaaatgaaaacagtGAATCTGGACACGCCTACATAAATATAAGTCCTGGTCAAGAATATGCAGAATTTCTTGGTGCCAAATCACGACCATCACCATTGTTGTCTATTCAATCTGATGTAGAAGAAACAACAAGACATTGCTATGCTAATTTAGAACCaagtgaaattgaaaatttaagaaaaagatTTTCTGGAGTATCTGCTCCAGAGAAATCACCTCTACCTCCATCAACACCACcaggtggttcaggtaaagaAGTAAATTATGCTGTATTAGATCTGGATACAAAGGATGTACCAATGAATTCACCATTAGATGGTCCTTCAAATTCTACCACATCTCCTCCAGAATCTCCAAATAAGATACAAAAAGGATATACTACaatagattttaataaaacagcTGCTCTTTCTCATTCAGTCAACCCAAATCTTGTGAATGATAATGAAGGTTCAAGGAAAACACGTCACAATTCTACAATTAGTGATTTAGCAGCCTCTGGTAGACGTAGTTCATCTATAAgtgaataa
- the Ugalt gene encoding UDP-galactose transporter, which yields MMELQQRSAQTLKYISLITLTLQNALVGLSMRYARTRSGDMFLSSTAVVMAEVVKLLTCLILVLVEEGNFPKFFDALRSTIIKQPVDTLKVSVPSLLYVVQNNLLYISASNLDAATYQVTYQLKILTTAFFAVVILRKSLKNTQWGALILLVIGVVLVQLAQSSDTALPSGIEQNHLLGFSAALSACFLSGFAGIYFEKILKDSDISVWMRNVQLSLLSLPFGLITCFVNDGEMLRKQGFFFGYDLFICYLIVLQAGGGLIVAMVVKYADNILKGFATSLAIIISCIASIYLFDFNLSFQFSLGAILVICSIFMYSHQPKSTFVDKHSRSDKV from the exons ATGATGGAATTACAACAAC gAAGTGCTCAGACACTAAAATACATTAGTTTAATTACACTTACATTACAAAATGCCCTGGTTGGGCTTAGTATGCGTTATGCGCGTACAAGATCAGGAGATATGTTTCTTTCATCAACTg CGGTAGTTATGGCAGAGGTTGTTAAACTTTTAACATGCCTAATATTAGTTCTTGTTGAAGAAGGAAACTTTCCAAAATTTTTTGATGCCCTAAGGTCAACAATCATAAAACAGCCTGTTGATACTCTAAAAGTATCTGTGCCATCACTTCTATATGTTGTACAGaataatcttttatatatatcagCGTCTAATTTAGATGCAGCAACTTATCAG GTAACAtaccaattaaaaattttaacaacaGCATTTTTTGCTGTGGTAATACTACGAAAGTCTTTAAAGAATACTCAGTGGGGAGCTCTAATATTATTAGTCATAGGTGTAGTATTAGTACAACTAGCACAAAGTTCAGATACTGCTTTACCATCTGGTATAGAACAGAACCATTTACTTGGATTCTCAGCTGCCTTAAGTGCATGTTTTCTATCAGGGTTTGCAgggatatattttgaaaaaatactaaaagatTCAGATATATCAGTATGGATGAGAAATGTTCAATTAAGTTTACTATCATTACCTTTTGGATTAATTACATGTTTTGTAAATGATGGTGAAATGTTACGAAAACAAGGCTTCTTTTTTGGCTATGatctatttatttgttatttaattgtacTTCAAGCAGGTGGAGGTCTTATTGTTGCAATGGTAGTTAAGTATGCAGATAATATACTTAAAGGTTTTGCCACCTCTTTAGCCATTATAATTTCTTGTATAGCttctatatatcttttcgattTTAACTTGAGTTTCCAGTTTTCTTTAGGTGCAATTTTAGTAATATGTTCGATTTTTATGTACAGTCACCAACCAAAATCGACATTTGTCGATAAACATTCTCGAAGTGATaaagtttaa
- the Noa36 gene encoding zinc finger protein 330 homolog Noa36 isoform X1: protein MPKKKTGQRRKAEKQKLRQKEIRTAKDQLDLAKFPCNAVMECDKCSKKQKSRAFCYFCQSVQRLPMCAHCGKIKCMLKTGDCVVRHPGVFNTGLGMVGAICDHCEAWVCHGRRCLTTHACICPLIDAICQECERGVWDHGGRIFRCSFCNCFLCEDDQFEHQASCQVLEAESFKCQSCNRLGQYSCLRCKTCYCEDHIRRKGFKYEKNKPIPCPKCGFETSQTKDLSMSTRTHKFGRQGGTYESDDEGGYNYYGNQSQDYIPENHTSYHEDEDEDDDNEDVDDDDNDDDEDDDDDDDDDGDDGEGERENELISENQENCNNKLHQSINKNV from the exons atgcCAAAAAAAAAGACAGGACAAAGACGGAAGgctgaaaaacaaaaattaaggCAGAAAGAAATTAGAACCGCTAAAGATCAATTAGATTTAGCTAAATTTCCATGCAATGCAGTAATG gaATGTGACAAATGTAGcaagaaacaaaaaagtaGAGCCTTCTGTTATTTCTGCCAAAGTGTACAACGATTACCAATGTGTGCTCATTGTGGAAAAATAAAGTGTATGCTAAAAACAGGAGATTGTGTTGTTCGTCATCCTGGTGTGTTTAATACCGGATTGGGTATGGTG GGAGCCATATGCGATCATTGTGAAGCATGGGTTTGTCATGGAAGACGTTGCCTTACAACTCATGCATGTATATGTCCATTGATAGATGCAATTTGTCAAGAATGTGAAAGAGGTGTATGGGATCATGGTGGTAGAATATTCCGATGTTCATTTTGTAATTGCTTTCTTTGTGAAGACGATCAATTTGAACATCAAGCATCATGTCAGGTTTTGGAGGCAGAAAGTTTCAAGT GTCAATCATGCAATCGATTAGGACAATACTCTTGTTTAAGATGTAAAACATGTTATTGCGAGGACCATATTAGAAGAAAAGGGTTTAAGTATGAAAAGAACAAACCTATACCTTGCCCCAAATGTGGTTTTGAAACATCTCAAACAAAAGATCTTAGTATGTCAA CAAGAACTCATAAATTTGGTAGACAAGGTGGAACATACGAATCTGATGATGAAGGtggatataattattatg GAAATCAATCACAAGACTATATTCCTGAAAATCATACATCTTATCATGAAGATGAAGATGAAGATGATGATAATGAGGATgttgatgatgatgataatgatgatgatgaagatgatgatgatgacgacgacgatgatggTGATGATGGAGAAGGAGAGCGGGAAAATGAGTTAATAAGCGAAAATCAAGAAAATTGCAATAATAAATTGCATcaaagtattaataaaaatgtttag
- the LOC139986236 gene encoding uncharacterized protein isoform X2, translating to MGCVNSRTDINDLHPNVFQVMNVDDLGNLITPGRLEVTETDIILYQRGKQPIKWPLRCLRRYGHDAEIFSFESGRRCSTGPGIYAFKCRRAAHLFNLVQTNIQVCNNSGDDTISRELPVASHSGPTVTRVTIPVEPNYLDLILNRTNNHVGPRFAHNQQNGVGRLDSVGSSTGLMSSQGNISSPTSPPVLPPLPPPPPPPPPPPPPPPPPPPPPPFPQPHPSSLYVNEEVLSSLSLEMEHNNNKSLRSAIHRSRTVSNSIFDNGSASLELTSIYKSSEVTSQIKSPLSVATYMNVDINSDVGPLSPSHSISEAMQFKEDKNENSESGHAYINISPGQEYAEFLGAKSRPSPLLSIQSDVEETTRHCYANLEPSEIENLRKRFSGVSAPEKSPLPPSTPPGGSGELEAEVL from the exons atgggTTGTGTCAATAGTCGAACAGATATTAATGATTTACATCCAAACGTTTTTCAAGTGATGAATGTAGATGATTTAGGTAATTTAATTACACCTGGACGTTTAGAAGTTACAGAAACtgatataatactttaccaaCGTGGTAAACAACCTATTAAATGGCCATTACGATGTTTAAGGCGATATGGCCATGATGCTGAAATTTTTAGTTTTGAATCAGGAAGGAGGTGCTCTACAGGACCAGGCATTTATGCTTTTAAATGTCGTAGAGCTGcacatttatttaatcttGTGCAAACAAATATTCAG gtTTGTAATAATAGTGGAGATGATACAATATCCAGAGAACTTCCAGTTGCTTCTCATTCTGGTCCTACAGTAACAAGAGTGACAATACCAGTTGAGCCTAACTATTTGGATCTCATATTAAATAGAACTAATAATCACGTAGGTCCTAGATTTGCACATAATCAACAAAACGGAGTTGGAAGATTAGATAGTGTGGGAAGTAGCACTGGTCTTATGTCATCCCAAGGAAACATAAGTTCTCCTACATCACCTCCTGTGTTACCACCgctaccaccaccaccaccaccaccaccaccaccaccaccaccaccaccaccaccaccaccaccaccaccatttCCTCAACCACATCCGTCCTCACTTTATGTGAATGAAGAAGTATTGTCTTCTCTATCATTAGAAATGGAACATAACAACAACAAAAGCCTTAGAAGCGCAATACACAG ATCTCGTACAgtcagtaattctatatttgaTAATGGTTCAGCATCATTAGAACTGACATCTATATACAAAAGTTCAGAAGTCACTTCTCAAATTAAATCACCACTCTCAGTAGCAACTTATATGAATGTAGACATTAATTCTGATGTTGGTCCACTTTCTCCAAGTCATAGTATTTCTGAAGCAATGCAGtttaaagaagataaaaatgaaaacagtGAATCTGGACACGCCTACATAAATATAAGTCCTGGTCAAGAATATGCAGAATTTCTTGGTGCCAAATCACGACCATCACCATTGTTGTCTATTCAATCTGATGTAGAAGAAACAACAAGACATTGCTATGCTAATTTAGAACCaagtgaaattgaaaatttaagaaaaagatTTTCTGGAGTATCTGCTCCAGAGAAATCACCTCTACCTCCATCAACACCACcaggtggttcag GGGAATTGGAAGCAGAAGTGCTCTAA
- the Noa36 gene encoding zinc finger protein 330 homolog Noa36 isoform X2: protein MPKKKTGQRRKAEKQKLRQKEIRTAKDQLDLAKFPCNAVMECDKCSKKQKSRAFCYFCQSVQRLPMCAHCGKIKCMLKTGDCVVRHPGVFNTGLGMVGAICDHCEAWVCHGRRCLTTHACICPLIDAICQECERGVWDHGGRIFRCSFCNCFLCEDDQFEHQASCQVLEAESFKCQSCNRLGQYSCLRCKTCYCEDHIRRKGFKYEKNKPIPCPKCGFETSQTKDLSMSTRTHKFGRQGGTYESDDEGNQSQDYIPENHTSYHEDEDEDDDNEDVDDDDNDDDEDDDDDDDDDGDDGEGERENELISENQENCNNKLHQSINKNV, encoded by the exons atgcCAAAAAAAAAGACAGGACAAAGACGGAAGgctgaaaaacaaaaattaaggCAGAAAGAAATTAGAACCGCTAAAGATCAATTAGATTTAGCTAAATTTCCATGCAATGCAGTAATG gaATGTGACAAATGTAGcaagaaacaaaaaagtaGAGCCTTCTGTTATTTCTGCCAAAGTGTACAACGATTACCAATGTGTGCTCATTGTGGAAAAATAAAGTGTATGCTAAAAACAGGAGATTGTGTTGTTCGTCATCCTGGTGTGTTTAATACCGGATTGGGTATGGTG GGAGCCATATGCGATCATTGTGAAGCATGGGTTTGTCATGGAAGACGTTGCCTTACAACTCATGCATGTATATGTCCATTGATAGATGCAATTTGTCAAGAATGTGAAAGAGGTGTATGGGATCATGGTGGTAGAATATTCCGATGTTCATTTTGTAATTGCTTTCTTTGTGAAGACGATCAATTTGAACATCAAGCATCATGTCAGGTTTTGGAGGCAGAAAGTTTCAAGT GTCAATCATGCAATCGATTAGGACAATACTCTTGTTTAAGATGTAAAACATGTTATTGCGAGGACCATATTAGAAGAAAAGGGTTTAAGTATGAAAAGAACAAACCTATACCTTGCCCCAAATGTGGTTTTGAAACATCTCAAACAAAAGATCTTAGTATGTCAA CAAGAACTCATAAATTTGGTAGACAAGGTGGAACATACGAATCTGATGATGAAG GAAATCAATCACAAGACTATATTCCTGAAAATCATACATCTTATCATGAAGATGAAGATGAAGATGATGATAATGAGGATgttgatgatgatgataatgatgatgatgaagatgatgatgatgacgacgacgatgatggTGATGATGGAGAAGGAGAGCGGGAAAATGAGTTAATAAGCGAAAATCAAGAAAATTGCAATAATAAATTGCATcaaagtattaataaaaatgtttag
- the Taldo gene encoding transaldolase, which translates to MSEPQSKKVKMTNSLTQLKEITTIVADTGDFQAMEQFKPIDATTNPSLILAAANQKKYAHLIDKAVQYGKKSGSNLTEQVEAALDITCVLFGKEILNIIPGRVSTEVDARLSFNKEASIEKAKRLIALYEELGVNKNRVLIKLASTWEGIQAAKELEEKYGIHCNLTLLFSFAQAVACAEAGVTLISPFVGRILDWYMANTDKKFYEPKEDPGVISVTKIFNYYKKFGYKTVVMGASFRNIGEIKELAGCDFLTISPKLLEELEKNYEPIHKVLTVEAAKKSDSQKISLNEAEFRWLLNEDQMATDKLSEGIRKFTVDVRKLEKLLHEKIQS; encoded by the exons ATGAGTGAGCCTCAATCGAAGAAAGTCAAGATGACGAACTCGTTGACACAACTAAAAGAAATCACAACGATTGTCGCTGATACCGGTGATTTTCAag CTATGGAGCAATTTAAGCCAATAGATGCAACTACAAATCCTTCTTTGATCCTTGCTGCAGCTAATCAAAAAAAATATGCTCACTTAATAGATAAAGCTGTACAGTATGGAAAAAAGTCTGGATC TAATTTGACAGAACAAGTTGAAGCAGCTTTAGACATTACATGTGTTCTTTTTGGTAAAGaaatcttaaatattatacctGGTAGAGTTTCCACGGAGGTAGATGCTAGGTTGTCTTTTAACAAAGAAGCTAGTATTGAGAAAGCCAAACGGTTAATTGCTTTATATGAAGAACTTggtgtaaataaaaatcgtgTGTTAATTAAGCTTGCTTCTACGTGGGAAGGTATTCAAGCAGCAAA AGAACTGGAAGAGAAATATGGAATCCATTGTAATTTGAcgcttctattttcttttgctCAAGCAGTTGCATGTGCAGAAGCAGGTGTAACTCTCATATCACCATTTGTTGGTAGAATTTTAGATTG GTACATGGCAAATacagataaaaaattttatgaacCTAAAGAAGATCCAGGTGTTATATctgtaacaaaaatttttaattactataAAAAGTTTGGATATAAAACAGTTGTCATGGGTGCCTCATTTAGGAACAttg GTGAGATAAAAGAATTAGCTGGTTGCGATTTTCTAACTATAAGCCCCAAACTATTAGAAGAATTGGAAAAGAACTATGAACCAATTCACAAAGTACTTACAGTAGAAGCAGCAAAAAAATCTGATAGTCAAAAGATCAGTTTGAATGAAGCTGAATTTAGGTGGCTTCTTAATGAAGATCAAATGGCAACAGATAAATTAAGCGAAGGTATTCGAAAATTCACAGTGGATGTTCGCAAATTGGAGAAGCTATTGCATGAAAAGATACAATCTTAA
- the Spase22-23 gene encoding signal peptidase complex subunit Spase22-23: MHTVFTRGNAIVAYTLTVSACLTFCCFLSTVFIDYRANATLNTVKVVVKNVADYSASREKNDLGYLTFDLQTDLTPLFNWNVKQLFLYLTAEYQTENNGFNQVVLWDKIVLRGDNAVLDFKNMNTKYYFWDDGNGLRGNKNVTLTLSWNIIPNAGLLPSVNAFGSHTFAFPSEYTSLRV; this comes from the exons atgCATACCGTTTTTACGCGCGGTAATGCTATTGTGGCATATACTTTGACTGTTTCGGCGTGTCTAACATTTTGTTGTTTTCTCTCTACTGTATTTATTGATTACAGAGCAAATGCAACTTTAAATACTGTAAAAGTAGTTGT GAAAAATGTAGCAGATTACAGTGCttcaagagaaaaaaatgacTTGGGATACTTAACATTTGATTTACAAACTG aTCTGACTCCATTATTTAATTGGAAtgttaaacaattatttttatatctcacAGCAGAGTATCAAACAGAAAATAATGGTTTTAATCAg GTAGTGTTATGGGATAAAATAGTACTGCGCGGGGATAATGCAGTActtgattttaaaaatatgaatacaaaatattacttttggGATGATGGTAATGGTTTAAG GGGAAATAAGAATGTAACATTGACATTATCATGGAATATTATTCCAAACGCTGGACTTTTGCCAAGTGTTAATGCCTTTGGCTCTCATACTTTTGCATTTCCATCTGAATATACCTCATTGCGTGTGTAA